From the Flavobacterium gyeonganense genome, the window GCGATTTGCCAGCCTATATTGCAGAATTTTCGGCGATGATGTTAAGCCACGGTCAGGAAGCGATTTATTATGCACATGCCGGTGCGGGAGAATTGCACTTGCGTCCTGTTTTGAATTTGAAGAAGACTGAAGATTTAAAATTATTCAGAACCATTGCGACAGAGGTAGCGCATTTGGTGAAAAAATACAGAGGTTCATTAAGTGGTGAACATGGCGACGGAATTGTACGTGGGGAATTTATTCCGTTTATGATTGGTGAAAAGAATTACGAATTACTGAAAAGAATCAAACTGGCGTTCGATCCGAATTCGGTTTTGAATATTGGGAAAATTGTCAATGCCGGAAAAATGGACGAAAATCATCGTGTGATTTCGGGCAGAATTGAACCGGATATCAAAACATTTCAGGATTTCTCAGACAGTTTAGGGATTTTGCGTGCAGCCGAAAAATGCAACGGTTCCGGTGACTGCCGTAAACTGCCGTCTGGCGGAGGAGCGATGTGTCCGAGCTATCGTGCAACCCGAAACGAAAAAGAAACCACTCGTGCAAGGGCTAATGCGTTGCGTGAATATCTGACCTATTCTGAAAAAGAAAACAAATTCGACCAGAAAGAATTATACGAAGTTTTTGAGTTGTGTGTGAGCTGCAAAGCGTGTGCAAGCGAATGCCCTAGTAATGTGGATGTAGCAACTCTAAAAGCCGAATTTTTATACCAATATCAAAAAGCAAACGGATTCTCAACCCGAAGTAAGATTTTTGCCAACAACGCCAAACTGAATAAAATGGGAAGCATATTCCCATCGATTACGAATTTTATTTCGAATCAGGCTTTGGTTAAAAAAACTATGGGAATTGCGCCGGAAAGACAAGTTCCGTTATTGGCGAAAAAGACTTTTAGAAAATGGTTCCAAAATCATAAGCCTTCAACTACTGATTTTCCTAGCGGAAGATTGTATTTGTTTGTAGATGAATTCACGAATTATTACGATGTGAATATCGGAATCGATGCTTTCGAATTATTGACAAAATTAGGTTATCAGGTTTTAGTTATCGATCACGAAGAAAGCGGAAGAGCCTATTTATCAAAAGGATTTTTGGAAGAAGCCAAGAAAATTGCCAATCACAATGTAAATGTATTTAAAGATCTGGTTTTAGGAAATGCGCCTTTGGTTGGAATAGAACCTTCGGCGATTTTGACTTTCAGGGATGAATACCTTCGTTTGGCAGATGATAAAGATGCAGCAGAAAAATTATCCCGAAATACGTTTACGATTGAAGAATTCTTCAAAAAAGAAATCAATGATGGAAAAATCACACCTGATTCTTTTTCAGAAGAAACGAAAGAAATCAAAATTCACGGACATTGCCACCAGAAATCTTTAAGTTCTGTTGAAGCGACTTTTGCCATGCTGAATCTGCCTAAAAATAATACGGTTACCATTTATAATTCGGGCTGCTGTGGAATGGCCGGTTCTTTTGGTTATGAAAAAGAACATTATAAAGTGAGCATGCAGATGGGTGAAGATACCTTATTTCCAAAAGTGCGTAATACAGCCGAAAATGTAAAAATTGCTGCTGCGGGAACAAGCTGCCGTCATCAGATTTATGATGGAACGAGTCGTGAGGCTCAGCATCCGGTTTCAATTTTAAGAAGTTGTTTAAAATAACTAAGGCTTTAATTTATGTATATGAAATTTTGTTTGAGCATCATTTTATTCACAACACTTTTAGCGAAAGCACAAAATAGAGTAGATTGTTCAAAATGTTCATTGGAACTCATTGATGAGACTAAACTGGAAAATGAAGATATTAATGCTTTAAAATTATTAAAAAACGAGATTTACGCCCGAAAGGGATATGTGTTTTCAAATCCTGAATATGCTGATTATTTCAAAAAATATAGCTGGTATAAGCCTGTAAATGATAATAAAAGTATTGTTTATTCGGATATTGAAAAAAGGAATATTGCAATCCTGTCGCAAAAAATTAATGAAATTTCGCAGTTTATTTCGACTGAAAATAATAGCAAATACAAAATTATTTCAGAAGAAAAGATAAATGAAATTTTTCCAAAAGAAAAAAGAAAAGAATTAGGTATAAATTTTAATATCTGGAAAGTTTACAGTTATAAGGATAAAGCTGGACAGTATTATTTAGTTTTAACGGAAAACAAATTTAAAGAGCCAACTGGTGGAAATGTTTTTAATAATTCGATCAAAGCATTAAATTTTAAAATACAGGGCAATGGTTTGATCAAAACTTTTGAAACAAATGATGCCAAAGATAAGGAAGAAGAAAGTGTATGGTTTTGGACGCGATATATCTATGTGGAAGATTTTGATAATGACGGTATCATAGAACCAATGATTATTTATGGCACCAGCGGTTATAATGGTTATAGCGATGGAAGAATCAAAATTTTATTGTATTATAAGGGTAAAAAAATTGGAGTACGAATTCAAAATGGCGTTTTAGATGATGAAAGGAATCTTAAGATAGATACCGATTTTTATGCTCTGCCAAAGAAAATACAGGACAAAATTGTGGAGCAAATGGAGCAAATGGTCGAAAATAACCACTCTATTTTGCCGTATGGATGGCAAAAAAAGATGGCAAAAAAAATAACTTTTATTGAAGAATAATTTCATAAAAAATCTGCTGAATCTTCGTGTGAAAAAAATATTGCCACAGATTAAAAAGATTAAATAATCTGTGTAAATCTATTTAATCAGTGGCAAAAAAACTATAAAACTATTTTCTTCCCGGTTTCTGCAGCTTTGTAAATTGCATTGATAATTTTAATGTCTTTCAGTCCTTCCTCACCCGTAATGTGGTTTGGGAGTTTTTTGTTTTCCAGCAACACTTTAGAAATCTCATCTAATTGTTTTTGCTGTTGTTTGATTGGAGGAAATTTTAAAGGTCCTTTTGAGGTCTTTCCTTCATAAGGTCCATAACTTAATCCAGGGCTTAATTCAAAAGAGCCATAATCAGCAGATGCGTAGGTTCTGTCAATATTATAACCACAAGAGGTAGTGCCATTAGCCATAGCACCACTCGGAAATACCATTTGCCAGGAAATGCTTTCTTCTGTTTCTGAAAATCGGTTTTTATCGTTTATTGTACCAAACTGTGCAGTAACCGAAATCGGTTCTTCCCCTAAAATATAGCGGCTGGCCTGTATGCAGTAAATTCCCAGATCCATTAAAGGACCGCCACCTGATAATTTTTTGTTCAGTCTCCAGTTGGCCGGACTATTTATATCAACAGGTTTTTTGGCAATGGTATCATACGTTTTATATCCCAGGGATGATTCGATGTATCGTACCTGTCCAAAAACTTTTTCTTGTCCTAATCGCTTAATTTCTAAATGAGTTGGCTCATAATGCAAGCGGTATCCAATGGCCAATTGTACTTTATTATCATTGCAGGCTTTGATCATTTCTTCGCATTCTTTCACGTCAATCGCCATTGGTTTTTCAGTAATAACATGTTTTCTGGCTTTTGCTGAACGAATAACGAAATCTTTATGCATGCTGTTTGGCAGGATAACGTAAACCATGTCTATATCTTTATTTTTTATGATCTCATCGAAATTGTCATAATTATAGATATTCTTTTCGGGAATATTATATTTCTCTTTCCATTTAATGGCTTTTGAAGGAGTTCCTGTCACTATTCCTGCAAGATTGCAATACTCAGATCCCTGCATAGATTCGGCCACAATGTTGGCATAAATACCTAAACCGCAAAGGGCAAGATTTATTTTTTTTCCAGTATAAGGCAAATGTTCCGGTTCTGCAGCAGTTAAAAAAGAAGGGAGGCTTGTTGCAATTACTGAAGCACCAACACCAATTCCAAATTTATTTACAAAGGAACGTCTTGAGATTTTTTCCATAAAATTTTGTCTTTACATTAAATATCATTTTACTAAAGCAGATTGTGAGAAAAGTGATTTACACTCATTTTACCTGCTTGTAGGAGTGTAATTAACTTCAAATTAAATGATTATAATTTTATTGTCCTAAAAAAGCGACATATTTGTTCATGAAAATAATTAAGAAAATTTGTGCAATTTGAGAGGAAAGATACACGGTATAAACAAAATCGTTTTATATATTTGATTTCAGGATAATTTTTGCATTATTTGCAAAATAAAAGCGCAAAGTCTGAAATATATTAATTTAAAAACCAGAATCACATATGGCGTTATCAGGTTTATTCCGCAAGAAAACGGTACAGGATATTTTAAACCAAGTTGCAAAGAATGAAGCAGACGGTCATAATGCATTAGGAAAGCATTTAACAGCCAGAGATTTAACTGCATTTGGAATTGCAGCTATTATTGGTGCAGGAATTTTTAGCACCATCGGAAAAGCAAGTGCCGATGGCGGACCAGCTGTTATTTTTCTGTTTTTATTTACCGCATTAGCCTGTAGTTTTGCTGCTTTTGCTTACGCCGAATTTGCTTCAATGGTTCCGGTTTCGGGAAGTGCTTATACCTATTCTTATGTTGCTTTTGGAGAGTTAATTGCCTGGATAATAGGTTGGGCGCTAATTATGGAATATGCCGTAGGAAATATAACGGTAGCCATATCCTGGAGTGATTATTTTACCGGATTGCTCCAAAGTCGGGGACTAAATTTGCCCCAATGGATTCAGATGGATTATTTAACCGCTTCAAACGGTTTTAAAGATGCAATGGCCCTGATGCAGGGAGGAAAAACCTTTGAAAATTTAGATTCAGGATTACAGGCAGCTTATATGGCCTGGACTACAGCGCCAACAATTGGTTCTTTCCATTTTGTTGCTGATTTACCAGCCTTGTTTATTATTGTATTAATTACCGCTTTGGTGTATCGCGGAATGAAGGAATCACGTAACGCTAGTAACTTAATGGTTGTAGTGAAACTTTGTATTGTACTTTTAGTAATTGCTGTTGGAGTTTTTTATGTGGATACGACCAATTGGAATCCATTCGCGCCAAATGGTGTTAGCGGAGTTTTAAAAGGAGTTTCTGCTGTTTTCTTTGCTTACATAGGTTTTGATGCGATTTCAACAACCGCAGAAGAATGTAAAAACCCACAGCGTGATTTACCACGCGGGATGATGTGGGCAATTATTATTTGTACTATCTTATACATTGCGATCGCATTGGTTTTAACCGGAATGGTCAAATACAACGAATTAAATGTTGGAGATCCTTTAGCATTTGTTTTTGAAAAATTAGACTTAAAATGGATGTCCGGAATTATTGCAGTAAGTGCAGTCATTGCCATGGCAAGTGTTTTACTGGTTTTTCAGATGGGTCAGCCTCGTATCTGGATGAGTATGAGCCGTGATGGTTTATTGCCAAAGAAATTTTCTACAGTGCATCCAAAATTCAAAACACCTTCTTTTGCTACGATTGTAACGGGTTTTGTAGTTGCTGTTCCGGCTTTGTTTTTAAACCTGACTATGGTAACCGATTTATGCAGTATCGGAACCTTGTTTGCCTTTGTGCTGGTTTGCGCAGGCGTTTTGGTATTGCAGAATAAACCTGAAATTCCAAGGGGAAAATTCAAAACACCTTATGTAAATTCCAAATACATTCTGCCGGTTTTAATGATTGCAGGATTGTATTATGCTTTCGCTTTCAATAACAAAGTTACAATGGCTTTTATTAATAATGAAGCGCAGATTTACGATGCTACTTCTATAGTAACTTCTTTGGATAAAGAAGAAACGGTTAAAGTTTTCGATTATTTAAAAGCTATAGATGTCAATGATAAGACCACAGAAACTGCAGATTTAGAACATTTATTGGGGCAGTATCAGGACGATGAAGTAAAATATGCAGAAGTTGTAAAAGAATTGCCAATCAGGCATTCTCTAAAATACGAATCAGGTTTCAGCTTGTTTAAACATAAAATTCCAATGTGGATTTTCCTTTTTGTTCTGGTTGGATTAGCTGTTTGGGCATTCAGGCAAAATCTTTCTTTAATTCCACTTTTAGGACTTATATGTTGTCTCTATATGATGGCGGAATTAAGTGTGTGGAACTGGATTTACTTCACAATCTGGTTGTTGATCGGCCTTTTGATTTACTTTACGTATAGTCGAAAAAACAGTAAACTGAATAATACTTAGAAAATAATATTTTAACAATTTCAAACCCTATATTGATTTTAATACAGAATTCATTTTGAAAAATATCCCGAATAAAAAATTATTTTTAGTTTTTGTTGTCTTACTAATATTAAATGTAATTGGATTGATTTTCCAAACGCAAAAAACAGGAGCATATAATTTAAATGGTACTTATAGTGAAGCTAACAGTACAGGGATAATTCTAAGTGTTATATTTGGGATTGTCATCTCTTTTCCTTTACTTTTCGCTTTTCTTGCTTCTGTAATTGCTATTTTTCTTAATAAGAATGTCTCCTATAAAAAAAGATTTATTAGAACATTTCTATTTATTTTAGTTATTTTCTATACCATCTTTTTGATTCGTATTTTATTTAATATAGTTTAAATTTTATCCAATTTTATAAAACCCAAATTCATTAATCAAAAAACCAAAAAAGAATCACTTTCTTTTCGAAAATTAAAGAAATCATAACAAAAAACCTGAAGCTTTAAACTTTAAACAAAACTTTATTCCTTAATTTTGTAGCACTAAAAATAAAAAACAGAAAAACTATGAGTTCATTTGACGTAGTCATTATAGGTTCAGGTCCTGGCGGATATGTATCAGCAATTCGTTGCGCACAATTAGGTTTCAAAACTGCTATTGTAGAAAAATATAACTCTTTAGGCGGAACTTGCCTTAACGTAGGTTGTATTCCTTCAAAAGCATTATTATCATCTTCTCATCATTATGCAGAAATTGCTCATTTTGCAGATCACGGAATCGAAGTTTCCGGAGATGTAAAAATCAATTTAGAGAAAATGATCGCGCGCAAGCAAGCCGTTGTAGATCAAACTGTAGGCGGAATCAACTACTTAATGGATAAAAATAAAATTACTGTTTTCAATGGTTTAGGGTCTTTCGTAGATGCAACTCACATTGCTGTTGCAAAAGCGGATGGAACATCTGAAACTATCGAAGCAAAATATACTGTAATTGCTACAGGATCAAAACCATCTTCTTTACCTTTCATTAAAATTGATAAAGAAAGAATCATCACTTCTACTGAAGCTTTGGCTTTAAAAGAAGTTCCAAAACACTTAGTTATCATCGGTGGGGGAGTTATCGGAATCGAGCTTGGGCAAGTTTACTTGCGTTTAGGAGCTCAGGTTTCTGTAGTGGAATTCATGGACAGAATCATTCCGGGAATGGATGGCTCATTGTCTAAAGAATTAACTAAAGTATTGAAAAAGCAAGGAATGAAATTCTACGTTTCTCACAAAGTAAAATCAGTTGAAAGAAACGGTGATGCTGTAACAGTTCAGGCTGAAAATGCAAAAGGAGAAACGATCACTCTTGAAGGAGATTATTCATTAGTTTCTGTTGGTCGTCGTCCTTACACAGACGGGTTAAACGCTGACAAAGCCGGAGTTAAAATTTCAGACAGAGGACAGGTTGAAGTAAACGATCATTTACAGACTAGCGTTCCAAATATCTATGCAATTGGAGATGTTGTTCGTGGAGCCATGTTAGCGCACAAAGCGGAAGAAGAAGGAGTAATGGTTGCTGAAATTTTAGCAGGTCAAAAACCACATATCGATTACAACTTAATTCCTGGTGTAGTTTACACCTGGCCAGAAGTTGCTGCAGTTGGACAAACGGAAGAGCAATTGAAAGCAGCTGGAGTAGCTTACAAATCTGGAAGTTTCCCCTTCAAAGCGTTAGGACGTGCAAGAGCAAGTGCCGATTTAGATGGATTCGTGAAAATCCTTGCAGATGAAAAAACAGATGAGGTTTTAGGGGTTCACATGATTGGTGCCCGTACAGCAGACTTAATTGCTGAAGCGGTTACAGCAATGGAATTCAAAGCTTCTGCTGAAGATATCTCAAGAATGAGCCATGCACACCCAACTTTTGCAGAAGCAGTAAAAGAAGCAGCATTGGCAGCTACTGAAAACAGAGCCTTACACGTATAATTTTTACACTAAATCATATTTTGAAACCGTCAGAATTTTATTTTGACGGTTTTTTATTTTTTAGCATGTAATAAGTATGAAAAATTCTGTAAAATGATTTTCTTTTTTAGATGTTATCTTTGATTAATTTTAAAAGCCAACATCATGAAAAATAAATATATAACTCCAGTTTTGCTTGGAGTAGGAATCGCTTTTTTGCTTTATTCCTGTGGCTCAACTATTCCGGAAAAAGCAACTGCTGTCAATAATTTTGATAAAGCTAAATACCTTGGAAAATGGTATGAAATTGCCAGACTGGATTTCAAATATGAAAAGGGTTTAAATAACGTAACTGCCGAATATTCCCTAAATGATAACGGAACGATAAAAGTAGATAACAAAGGGTATGAGGTTGAAAAAGAGAAGTGGAAACAAAGTATTGGAAAAGCTAAATTCGTCGAAAAAGAAAATATAGGGATGTTGAAGGTTTCTTTTTTGGTCCTTTTTATTCCGGATATAATGTAATTGCAGTTGAACAGGATTATAAATATGCTTTGGTCGCCGGAGAAAGTTTAAAATACATGTGGATACTTTCGAGAGAAACTACAATTCCTGAAAATATTAAAACGGCTTATTTAAAAAAAGCACAGGAAATTGGATATAAAACGTCTGATTTAGTCTGGGTAAAACACGACAAAGCTAACTAAAAAATAACCCGGCAGATTCTTAAAGTCTGTCGGGTTTTGTATTTTAAATTTGAATCTAAATCATGGAGTAAAAACGCTTTTATAATTATCCCAGTATCTGTAAATCAAAAATAAGTTCCCTAAGAATAACAAACCTGCAATTGGTAAGCCTTCTGGTGCAAGAAAATAATTGATAAACAGAATATTTACTGTTATAGGTAAAATCAAAATATTGGCTAATGTTACAAAACGCCCTGTGACGAAAGCGATTCCGCAGAGTAATTCAATAGATTTTGCCAGAGGCAGTAAGTAAGTTGATGCAACAAGACCTACATTAAAAGCTTTAAAATTTCCGGTTACTTCTGGTTCAGGTGCCAGCTTAAAGAAAAAGCTGATGGAAGCGAAAAGTAGCAAAAGGCCGATTAAAACGCGAACAATAATAGTAGCAATTTTCATAATACTTAGGATTTTTTAAGGTTAAAAAATATAATTAAGCTATTGGAAAAGATGCAAACAGAAAAGTCTCAAATTAAATCACAAATTGTTTTTTTGTGTCTTTTTTAAGAATTTTGTAATTAAACGAATCTGTTTTTGGGATTCGTTTAATTATATATCAAATATAACGAATTTTTTATTATGAAATTATGATTAACTGTTGATTATTGTTTCTTAATGTACGTCTTGTAGAGGAAAAATCCCCCAATGCTTATTAAGATAAATGGCCAAAGATTAATAAAGAAAATCAAGATGGCCTGCAATATGTACCAACCGCTTTTTAAAGCATCAATAATCTGGATACCTAAATTGGGTTTATAGGAAGCACTGTCTTTTTCGCTTGCTATAGTCTCCTGTCTGATAGTTTCATTCTGATAAAGCTGCAAGGTGATAGTACTAAAATTAATCTGATCCTGTAACGATAAATTATCTATAGTGCGATTATCGTTTGATTCTTTTTGGTTTGCCAAAGTATTTTCGGCCTCCATAATGTCATTGATTTTTTTCCCTTTTCATCAATCGCTTTTTCTACTCTTTTTTCTGTATTAGCGCTTCTTTTTTGAGATAGCTGATTGGATAATAATTTTAAGGAAACATCATCAGCTTTGATTACCCTGAAATCCAGAAAATCAATTTGTTTGGCGATGGTTTTTATCACGGTATCGAGCTGTGTATTCGGAACGCGGATGGTAATGTTATTTTCTACCGAATATTTAGTAGTTTCAAGCGTGCTGTCCTGACTAATTTTGGTGTTAATCTGGTCCTGAATGGTGCTTTGTAAATTAGTATAGGTAACAAACCCTCCGAATTTCTGGGTAGCATTTTCAATTGCATAAGTGGACCTGACGACGTTTTTAACCTTGAATTTGATATCAGCTGTCCGGATGAATTTTTGCTTACTGTCTTTTTTCTCGACTGCCGCCGATGATGAAACAGCGGTGTTGGATAAAACAGCTGTACTGTCGGTTGTTGCGTACTCTGCTGTTTCTTCAGATGTAGCATCTGCTTTTTTACAGGAAAATAATACTGCGGTAACTACTAAGGTGGTCACGCCTAACTTTGCAATTGTTTTCATAAAGTTTTTAAAAGTTGATTAATAAATAAATTTTGTATAAAGGATATGTAATGTTTTAATCAAATAGCAGGAAAATTTTTAATAATGAATATTAATTCGATATACTAAAAAGTGTGCCAATATTTTTTTAAGATTACTTTATTGAAGGAATTTTTTTGTCGTAATTTTGAAATCTAAAATTGATTCATTTTTGAGAGTTTCCATTCACAAGCACATTCCCGATCCGGAGCAGTTTAAGCAACAGCTTTTAAGTTGGTCACAACAATTTCGAGAGGTTATTTTTTTGGATAGTAATACGTATCCGCAAGAATATTCAAGCTTTGATTGTATGATGGCTGTTGATGCTTTTACATCCTTAAAAACAGATTTTCATAATGCGTTTGAGGATTTAAAACAGTACCAGCAAACCACAAAAGACTGGCTTTTTGGTTATTTGTCTTATGATCTTAAAAATGATACAGAATCTTTAAAATCATCCAATTTTGACGGATTGAATTTCCCGGATTTATTTTTCTATCAGCCAAAAAAAATTTTTTTATTGAAAGGGAATCAACTTGAAATCAGCTATTTGTTGCTTTGTGACGATGAGGTTGAAGAGGATTTTGAGGAAATTATTAAAAGTAAAAATGATTCTTTCGAAACGTTGGACAGAGTACAAGTGCAACAACGAATTTCAAAAGAATTATATCTTCAAAAAGTAATAAAAATGCTGGAACACATTCACGCAGGTGATATGTACGAAGCTAATTTTTGTATGGAATTTTTTGCCGAAAATGCTATTATCAATCCATTGGAAAAATTTCAAAAACTGAATGAGATTTCAAAAGCGCCTTTTTCGGTTTTCTTTAAAAACAATAAACAGTTTTTGCTTTCTGCTTCTCCGGAACGTTATCTTAAAAAAACGGGGGATACCATTATTTCACAGCCGATAAAAGGCACCTCAAAACGATTTTCAGATTTGATTCAGGATGAAGAATCAAAACAAAATCTTGAAAACGATGGAAAAGAACGTGCTGAAAATATCATGATAACCGATTTGGTTCGAAATGATTTATCGCACACAGCACAAAAAGGTTCAGTAGAAGTTAAGGAACTCTGCAAAATTTATTCCTTCTTGCAGGTACATCAAATGATTTCTACAGTAACTTCAAAATTAGATCCTCAATATTCTGCCGTGGATGTTTTAAAAACAACTTTTCCAATGGGTAGTATGACGGGAGCTCCAAAAATTTCGGTCATGAAAATTATTGAAAATCTGGAAGAAACCAAACGAGGTTTGTATAGCGGTGCAGTAGGTTATTTTACTCCAGAAGGCGATTTTGATTTTAATGTTGTAATTAGAAGTATTTTATATAATCAGGAAAATAAATATGTTTCGTTTTCTGTTGGAAGTGCTATTACGGCTCAGTCTGTTCCTGAAAAAGAATATGA encodes:
- a CDS encoding YARHG domain-containing protein: MKFCLSIILFTTLLAKAQNRVDCSKCSLELIDETKLENEDINALKLLKNEIYARKGYVFSNPEYADYFKKYSWYKPVNDNKSIVYSDIEKRNIAILSQKINEISQFISTENNSKYKIISEEKINEIFPKEKRKELGINFNIWKVYSYKDKAGQYYLVLTENKFKEPTGGNVFNNSIKALNFKIQGNGLIKTFETNDAKDKEEESVWFWTRYIYVEDFDNDGIIEPMIIYGTSGYNGYSDGRIKILLYYKGKKIGVRIQNGVLDDERNLKIDTDFYALPKKIQDKIVEQMEQMVENNHSILPYGWQKKMAKKITFIEE
- a CDS encoding Gfo/Idh/MocA family protein produces the protein MEKISRRSFVNKFGIGVGASVIATSLPSFLTAAEPEHLPYTGKKINLALCGLGIYANIVAESMQGSEYCNLAGIVTGTPSKAIKWKEKYNIPEKNIYNYDNFDEIIKNKDIDMVYVILPNSMHKDFVIRSAKARKHVITEKPMAIDVKECEEMIKACNDNKVQLAIGYRLHYEPTHLEIKRLGQEKVFGQVRYIESSLGYKTYDTIAKKPVDINSPANWRLNKKLSGGGPLMDLGIYCIQASRYILGEEPISVTAQFGTINDKNRFSETEESISWQMVFPSGAMANGTTSCGYNIDRTYASADYGSFELSPGLSYGPYEGKTSKGPLKFPPIKQQQKQLDEISKVLLENKKLPNHITGEEGLKDIKIINAIYKAAETGKKIVL
- a CDS encoding amino acid permease; this encodes MALSGLFRKKTVQDILNQVAKNEADGHNALGKHLTARDLTAFGIAAIIGAGIFSTIGKASADGGPAVIFLFLFTALACSFAAFAYAEFASMVPVSGSAYTYSYVAFGELIAWIIGWALIMEYAVGNITVAISWSDYFTGLLQSRGLNLPQWIQMDYLTASNGFKDAMALMQGGKTFENLDSGLQAAYMAWTTAPTIGSFHFVADLPALFIIVLITALVYRGMKESRNASNLMVVVKLCIVLLVIAVGVFYVDTTNWNPFAPNGVSGVLKGVSAVFFAYIGFDAISTTAEECKNPQRDLPRGMMWAIIICTILYIAIALVLTGMVKYNELNVGDPLAFVFEKLDLKWMSGIIAVSAVIAMASVLLVFQMGQPRIWMSMSRDGLLPKKFSTVHPKFKTPSFATIVTGFVVAVPALFLNLTMVTDLCSIGTLFAFVLVCAGVLVLQNKPEIPRGKFKTPYVNSKYILPVLMIAGLYYAFAFNNKVTMAFINNEAQIYDATSIVTSLDKEETVKVFDYLKAIDVNDKTTETADLEHLLGQYQDDEVKYAEVVKELPIRHSLKYESGFSLFKHKIPMWIFLFVLVGLAVWAFRQNLSLIPLLGLICCLYMMAELSVWNWIYFTIWLLIGLLIYFTYSRKNSKLNNT
- the lpdA gene encoding dihydrolipoyl dehydrogenase; the encoded protein is MSSFDVVIIGSGPGGYVSAIRCAQLGFKTAIVEKYNSLGGTCLNVGCIPSKALLSSSHHYAEIAHFADHGIEVSGDVKINLEKMIARKQAVVDQTVGGINYLMDKNKITVFNGLGSFVDATHIAVAKADGTSETIEAKYTVIATGSKPSSLPFIKIDKERIITSTEALALKEVPKHLVIIGGGVIGIELGQVYLRLGAQVSVVEFMDRIIPGMDGSLSKELTKVLKKQGMKFYVSHKVKSVERNGDAVTVQAENAKGETITLEGDYSLVSVGRRPYTDGLNADKAGVKISDRGQVEVNDHLQTSVPNIYAIGDVVRGAMLAHKAEEEGVMVAEILAGQKPHIDYNLIPGVVYTWPEVAAVGQTEEQLKAAGVAYKSGSFPFKALGRARASADLDGFVKILADEKTDEVLGVHMIGARTADLIAEAVTAMEFKASAEDISRMSHAHPTFAEAVKEAALAATENRALHV
- a CDS encoding DoxX family membrane protein — translated: MKIATIIVRVLIGLLLLFASISFFFKLAPEPEVTGNFKAFNVGLVASTYLLPLAKSIELLCGIAFVTGRFVTLANILILPITVNILFINYFLAPEGLPIAGLLFLGNLFLIYRYWDNYKSVFTP
- a CDS encoding DUF4349 domain-containing protein; the protein is MKTIAKLGVTTLVVTAVLFSCKKADATSEETAEYATTDSTAVLSNTAVSSSAAVEKKDSKQKFIRTADIKFKVKNVVRSTYAIENATQKFGGFVTYTNLQSTIQDQINTKISQDSTLETTKYSVENNITIRVPNTQLDTVIKTIAKQIDFLDFRVIKADDVSLKLLSNQLSQKRSANTEKRVEKAIDEKGKKSMTLWRPKILWQTKKNQTIIAL
- a CDS encoding anthranilate synthase component I family protein → MRVSIHKHIPDPEQFKQQLLSWSQQFREVIFLDSNTYPQEYSSFDCMMAVDAFTSLKTDFHNAFEDLKQYQQTTKDWLFGYLSYDLKNDTESLKSSNFDGLNFPDLFFYQPKKIFLLKGNQLEISYLLLCDDEVEEDFEEIIKSKNDSFETLDRVQVQQRISKELYLQKVIKMLEHIHAGDMYEANFCMEFFAENAIINPLEKFQKLNEISKAPFSVFFKNNKQFLLSASPERYLKKTGDTIISQPIKGTSKRFSDLIQDEESKQNLENDGKERAENIMITDLVRNDLSHTAQKGSVEVKELCKIYSFLQVHQMISTVTSKLDPQYSAVDVLKTTFPMGSMTGAPKISVMKIIENLEETKRGLYSGAVGYFTPEGDFDFNVVIRSILYNQENKYVSFSVGSAITAQSVPEKEYEECLLKANAMSEVLKSSKPV